Proteins found in one bacterium BMS3Abin11 genomic segment:
- the acyP gene encoding acylphosphatase encodes MTHQCCRFIVSGRVQGVFFRASTRDKALQLGLNGWVRNLSNGHVELLACGEQMNVEKLKQWLWQGPKFAKVKEVKYEIVSDACIDDLKGFEVRGGG; translated from the coding sequence ATGACACATCAGTGTTGTCGGTTTATCGTAAGTGGCCGGGTACAAGGTGTATTCTTTCGCGCCTCAACACGAGATAAAGCGCTGCAACTTGGGTTAAATGGCTGGGTAAGAAACCTGAGCAACGGACATGTTGAGCTTTTGGCCTGTGGTGAACAGATGAACGTCGAAAAACTCAAACAATGGCTTTGGCAGGGGCCGAAATTCGCAAAAGTTAAGGAAGTAAAATATGAAATTGTATCTGATGCCTGCATTGACGACCTGAAGGGGTTTGAGGTTCGTGGGGGTGGTTGA